A genomic window from Microbacterium sp. ET2 includes:
- the mutM gene encoding bifunctional DNA-formamidopyrimidine glycosylase/DNA-(apurinic or apyrimidinic site) lyase has product MPELPEVEVVRRGLDPAMSGALIEGVIVHDVRALTRHGGDAVGFEAELAGRRVDAAVRRGKFLWFPLQNSDQAVVGHLGMSGQMLLRSPGAPIERHERVRFELRHPDHGEIAVVFADQRTFGSLAVDPLLPTPDGAPGGVGSELDRIPRQVAHIARDPLDPAFRAGRFRDILARKKSAIKRVMLDQTVVSGIGNIYADEALWGARLHPETPADTLPTRRVNRLLAEVRAVLEKALAEGGTSFDAQYVNVNGQAGYFAHSLNAYGRTGQPCPRCGRPIVRVSFTNRSSHFCPRCQPATSRTFFQAPE; this is encoded by the coding sequence ATGCCTGAGCTTCCCGAGGTGGAGGTGGTCCGCCGCGGGCTGGATCCGGCGATGAGCGGCGCTCTCATCGAAGGTGTCATCGTGCACGACGTGCGCGCACTGACCCGTCACGGTGGAGACGCCGTCGGCTTCGAAGCAGAGCTCGCCGGTCGACGCGTTGACGCGGCCGTTCGCCGCGGGAAGTTCCTGTGGTTCCCGCTCCAGAACAGCGACCAGGCAGTCGTCGGACACCTGGGCATGAGCGGACAGATGCTGCTGCGTTCCCCGGGGGCGCCGATCGAGCGCCATGAACGCGTGCGGTTCGAACTCCGTCACCCCGACCATGGTGAGATCGCCGTCGTGTTCGCCGATCAGCGCACCTTCGGATCGCTCGCCGTCGATCCCCTTCTTCCCACCCCGGACGGCGCGCCCGGGGGCGTCGGGTCCGAGCTCGATCGCATCCCGCGTCAGGTGGCGCACATCGCGCGAGACCCCCTCGATCCCGCATTCCGCGCCGGGCGATTCCGCGACATCCTGGCGCGGAAGAAGTCCGCGATCAAGCGCGTGATGCTCGACCAGACGGTCGTCAGCGGCATCGGCAACATCTACGCCGACGAGGCGCTGTGGGGTGCGCGCTTGCATCCCGAGACACCCGCCGACACACTGCCCACCCGGCGGGTGAACCGGCTCCTGGCCGAAGTGCGGGCGGTGCTCGAGAAGGCGCTGGCCGAAGGCGGCACGAGCTTCGACGCGCAATACGTCAACGTCAACGGTCAGGCAGGCTACTTCGCGCACTCGCTCAACGCATACGGCCGCACCGGGCAGCCCTGCCCCCGGTGCGGCCGTCCGATCGTCCGCGTGTCCTTCACCAACAGGTCGAGCCACTTCTGCCCGAGATGTCAACCGGCGACGTCGAGGACCTTCTTCCAGGCGCCGGAATAG
- the smc gene encoding chromosome segregation protein SMC, with the protein MHLKGVTLKGFKSFAQPTTFAFEPGVTCIVGPNGSGKSNVVDALAWVMGEQGAKTLRGGKMEDVIFAGTATRGPLGRAEVRLTIDNSDGALPIEYTEVSISRTLFRNGASEYAINGETCRLLDVQELLSDSGLGREMHVIIGQGRLDTVLQATPEDRRGFIEEAAGILKHRRRKEKTLRKLEAMEANLTRLSDLAGELRRQLKPLGRQAEVAREAATIAAVVRDARARLLADELLRLRRELSGHARTEQERLAERMVLQDQAQSVRARMERLESDQRSEAVDEARRVVHGLERVQERLRSLYALAGQRMSLLADSAEHDDDRGGVTVTPESIAHARTEIDVIAAGLAGAQDDAAAAAREVTRARAELDALDVDIAEQSALVSQHDMRITALRGAAETAASTLAAVRTAVDRQERAWQAALGRRDEAEQALASVRPEDDEPIADHAAEYERAQREAGAADEELAGLRERLHSAERELDALTAQTAAIDRALDIRSTAADIVARGGAGVRGLVGDFVRVEAGHEAAVAAALGTLAEAVLVDDLPAGFGLASTVRADDAGAVDIVVADPPWGAEPAADTGKTQTAAAVVTAPDGVRALLSGVLIAADLDEAERLLADPGLAHATIVTRAGEVCRVNRLRAGSGSSRSRLELVAERDDAAARRDELTVIVDSLREARSEAAADLDDKRRRVRSALESMRAHDAAVSARAEQVNRATVRYEAAVAECERLASALAQARAGVDDASDASRVSDEQLTAALESPRPILDASAREGLLAALDVARETEMRARLDVETLKERIRAQESRVVQLEKQREREQAAAAEAARRAVIRRGQRDAAADVAARIPPVLDAVGRSLAEARDELVAAETARTAVTAELADLRREDARVRERLSAVTEDVHSLELRIHERRLQAGSLRDRAVSELGLDEDVLISEYGPDQLVPDPDDPDAEGTPFDRAVQQRRLADAERKLAQLGRVNPLALEEFSALEQRHAFLTEQLDDLSRTRKDLLTIIEELDERMRTIFLDAFADTQRAFDEVFPVLFPGGSGSIELTKPDDALTTGIEVTVRPVGKKIERLSLLSGGERSLAAVALLVAIFKARPSPFYILDEVEAALDDANLGRLLGVFEQLRESSQLIVITHQKRTMEIADALYGVSMRQDGVSAVVGQRLGRTVEAEDGERAAS; encoded by the coding sequence ATGCACCTGAAGGGCGTGACGCTGAAAGGGTTCAAATCCTTCGCGCAGCCCACGACCTTCGCCTTCGAACCCGGCGTGACGTGCATCGTCGGCCCGAACGGCTCGGGCAAGTCCAACGTCGTCGACGCTCTGGCGTGGGTGATGGGGGAGCAGGGCGCGAAGACCCTCCGTGGCGGGAAGATGGAAGACGTCATCTTCGCGGGAACGGCGACACGCGGCCCACTCGGACGCGCCGAAGTGCGACTGACCATCGACAACAGCGACGGCGCTCTCCCCATCGAGTACACCGAGGTGTCGATCAGCCGCACCCTGTTCCGTAACGGGGCCAGCGAGTACGCCATCAACGGCGAGACGTGCCGACTGCTGGACGTCCAGGAGCTCCTCAGCGACTCCGGTCTCGGCCGCGAGATGCACGTGATCATCGGTCAGGGGCGCCTTGACACCGTGCTGCAGGCCACGCCTGAGGACCGCCGCGGTTTCATCGAGGAAGCAGCCGGCATCTTGAAGCATCGCCGCCGTAAGGAGAAGACCCTCCGCAAGCTCGAGGCGATGGAGGCCAACCTCACCCGCCTGAGCGACCTCGCCGGAGAGCTGCGCCGCCAGCTCAAACCGCTCGGTCGTCAGGCCGAGGTGGCGCGTGAGGCCGCGACGATTGCCGCGGTGGTGCGTGACGCCCGAGCCCGCCTCCTCGCCGACGAGTTGCTGCGCCTTCGTCGGGAATTGTCGGGGCACGCGCGCACCGAGCAGGAACGCCTGGCCGAGCGGATGGTGCTCCAGGACCAGGCGCAGAGTGTCCGCGCCCGGATGGAGCGGCTCGAGAGCGATCAGCGGTCCGAAGCGGTCGATGAGGCCCGGCGCGTGGTGCACGGGCTGGAGCGCGTGCAGGAGAGGCTCCGATCTCTCTACGCCCTCGCCGGACAGCGCATGTCGCTCCTGGCTGATTCGGCCGAACACGACGACGACCGTGGTGGCGTGACCGTCACCCCCGAATCGATCGCCCACGCGCGCACGGAGATCGACGTGATCGCGGCCGGACTGGCCGGGGCGCAGGATGACGCTGCCGCGGCGGCGCGGGAGGTGACCCGAGCTCGCGCCGAGCTCGACGCCCTCGACGTCGATATCGCGGAGCAGAGCGCGCTGGTCTCGCAGCACGACATGCGGATCACGGCGCTGCGTGGGGCCGCCGAGACGGCCGCGTCGACCCTGGCAGCAGTGCGCACCGCCGTTGATCGACAGGAACGCGCGTGGCAGGCCGCCCTCGGCCGGCGTGACGAGGCTGAGCAGGCGCTGGCCTCCGTTCGGCCGGAGGACGATGAGCCGATCGCCGACCATGCCGCGGAGTACGAACGGGCCCAGCGAGAGGCGGGCGCCGCAGACGAGGAGCTGGCCGGACTGCGCGAACGCCTGCATTCGGCCGAACGCGAGCTCGATGCGCTGACCGCCCAGACGGCGGCGATCGACCGTGCCCTGGACATCCGATCCACTGCTGCTGACATCGTCGCACGCGGCGGCGCGGGAGTCCGCGGCCTGGTGGGCGATTTCGTCCGCGTGGAGGCCGGTCACGAGGCCGCGGTCGCCGCCGCGCTCGGGACGCTCGCTGAAGCGGTGCTCGTCGACGACCTGCCCGCCGGGTTCGGGCTGGCCTCGACGGTCCGTGCCGACGACGCCGGAGCCGTGGACATCGTGGTGGCAGACCCGCCCTGGGGGGCTGAGCCCGCGGCGGATACCGGAAAGACTCAGACCGCGGCGGCGGTGGTGACGGCCCCCGACGGTGTGCGCGCACTGCTGTCGGGGGTGCTCATCGCCGCTGACCTCGACGAGGCGGAGCGCCTCCTGGCAGACCCGGGGCTCGCCCACGCGACGATCGTCACACGGGCCGGTGAGGTCTGTCGCGTGAATCGGCTGCGAGCGGGTTCCGGATCTTCCCGTTCCCGGCTCGAGCTCGTGGCCGAGCGCGACGACGCTGCGGCACGACGCGATGAGCTCACGGTGATCGTCGACTCCCTGCGCGAGGCGCGATCGGAAGCCGCCGCCGACCTCGATGACAAGCGGCGTCGCGTGAGATCGGCGCTGGAGTCGATGCGGGCCCACGACGCGGCCGTCTCAGCGCGAGCCGAGCAGGTCAACCGCGCGACCGTGCGCTACGAGGCGGCGGTCGCGGAATGCGAGCGTCTGGCGTCCGCGCTGGCGCAGGCCCGAGCCGGCGTCGATGACGCGTCCGACGCGTCCCGCGTCTCCGACGAGCAGCTGACCGCGGCCCTGGAATCGCCGCGTCCCATTCTCGACGCGTCGGCGCGGGAGGGTCTGCTCGCCGCGCTCGACGTCGCGCGAGAGACCGAGATGCGCGCACGCCTGGACGTGGAGACCCTGAAGGAGCGGATCCGTGCCCAGGAGTCGCGGGTCGTGCAGCTCGAGAAGCAGCGGGAGCGAGAGCAGGCGGCCGCGGCCGAAGCGGCGCGGCGGGCCGTGATCCGCAGGGGGCAGCGCGACGCCGCCGCGGACGTTGCGGCGAGGATTCCGCCGGTCCTCGACGCCGTCGGCCGGTCGCTGGCAGAGGCTCGCGATGAGCTCGTCGCGGCGGAGACGGCGCGCACCGCCGTCACCGCCGAGCTGGCGGATCTGCGCCGGGAGGACGCGCGAGTGAGGGAACGGCTGTCGGCGGTGACCGAGGACGTGCACAGTCTGGAGCTGCGCATCCACGAACGTCGGCTGCAGGCCGGGTCCCTTCGCGACCGGGCGGTGTCGGAGCTGGGGCTCGACGAGGATGTTCTCATCTCGGAATACGGTCCCGATCAGCTGGTTCCCGACCCGGATGACCCCGACGCGGAGGGCACCCCCTTCGACCGCGCTGTCCAGCAGCGACGGCTCGCCGATGCGGAGCGCAAACTGGCGCAGCTGGGGCGTGTGAACCCGCTCGCGCTAGAGGAGTTCTCGGCTCTCGAGCAGCGGCACGCCTTCCTGACGGAGCAGCTCGATGACCTGAGCCGCACCCGCAAGGATCTTCTCACCATCATCGAGGAGCTCGACGAACGGATGCGGACGATCTTCCTCGACGCGTTCGCCGACACCCAGCGCGCGTTCGACGAGGTCTTCCCCGTCCTCTTCCCCGGTGGCTCGGGCAGCATCGAGTTGACCAAGCCCGATGACGCCCTCACGACCGGCATCGAGGTGACGGTGCGACCCGTCGGGAAGAAGATCGAACGGCTGTCGCTGCTTTCCGGAGGCGAACGGTCGTTGGCGGCGGTGGCGCTCCTCGTGGCGATCTTCAAGGCGCGCCCGAGTCCGTTCTACATCCTCGACGAGGTGGAGGCGGCCCTCGACGACGCCAATCTGGGACGCCTTCTCGGGGTGTTCGAGCAGCTGCGCGAGAGCAGCCAGCTCATCGTCATCACGCACCAGAAGCGGACGATGGAGATCGCCGATGCCCTGTACGGCGTCTCGATGCGGCAGGACGGGGTGTCGGCCGTCGTCGGGCAGCGACTGGGTCGGACGGTCGAGGCCGAGGACGGCGAGCGGGCGGCGAGCTGA
- the coaD gene encoding pantetheine-phosphate adenylyltransferase, protein MNSRIAVVPGSFDPPTLGHLDVIRRAARLYDQLHVLVVHNPDKEAMLPIAQRLSLLEQSVAESDIDSEVIIASWTMGLLVDYAADVDAGVLVKGIRSQVDVAYETPMAIVNRHLAHVETVFLLPDPAHAMVSSSLVRQVAALGGDVSPFVPPAVARFLVAHDLSG, encoded by the coding sequence ATGAACAGCAGGATCGCCGTCGTCCCCGGATCGTTCGACCCGCCGACACTGGGGCACCTCGATGTGATCCGCCGCGCGGCGCGACTGTACGACCAGCTGCACGTCCTGGTGGTGCACAACCCCGACAAGGAGGCGATGCTGCCAATCGCGCAGCGATTGTCCCTTCTCGAGCAGTCGGTGGCGGAGAGCGACATCGACAGCGAGGTGATCATCGCCTCGTGGACCATGGGGCTGCTCGTCGATTACGCCGCCGACGTGGACGCCGGGGTACTCGTCAAGGGGATCCGCTCCCAGGTGGACGTGGCCTATGAGACCCCGATGGCGATCGTCAACCGACACCTCGCCCACGTCGAGACCGTCTTCCTTCTTCCCGATCCCGCGCACGCCATGGTCTCGAGCTCTCTCGTGCGCCAGGTGGCCGCCCTCGGCGGAGACGTGTCGCCGTTCGTTCCGCCCGCCGTCGCGCGATTCCTGGTCGCCCACGACCTGTCGGGCTGA
- the thiL gene encoding thiamine-phosphate kinase, whose product MSAPDPVVGDLTEGEILARILGRFPPSRALLGPGDDAAVLAAPGGRIVASVDTLVHGPDFRLAWSSAWDLGWKAAAVNLADIAAMGARPTALLVALAMPDHTPVSFVEGLAEGLRAGCDELAPGAAVEGGDLTVSDTLTIAMTALGVLDGAEPVTRSGARPGDVVAVCGELGKAAQGLAILFGRFCVDGRPVPIAPLPGDDAALVDAQLRPRPPIAAGARAATHGATAMMDVSDGLALDAGRLARASDVTLELRTTALGPHPADALAGGEDHALLATFPAAVGPAPGFRVIGSVGVAGEDPVLVDGEPYDGKGGWDPYRDWDTGSG is encoded by the coding sequence GTGAGTGCTCCGGACCCCGTCGTCGGCGACCTGACCGAGGGCGAGATCCTCGCTCGCATCCTCGGCCGCTTCCCTCCGTCTCGGGCGCTCCTCGGCCCCGGCGACGACGCCGCGGTGCTCGCTGCGCCCGGAGGGCGGATCGTGGCGAGCGTCGACACGCTCGTCCACGGCCCCGACTTCCGCCTCGCCTGGTCGTCGGCGTGGGATCTCGGGTGGAAGGCGGCCGCGGTCAATCTCGCCGATATCGCGGCGATGGGCGCGCGACCCACGGCTCTTCTCGTGGCGCTCGCGATGCCCGATCACACGCCGGTCTCCTTCGTGGAGGGCCTCGCCGAGGGCCTGCGAGCCGGATGCGACGAGCTGGCGCCCGGCGCCGCGGTCGAGGGAGGAGACCTCACCGTCTCGGACACGCTGACGATCGCGATGACGGCCCTCGGGGTGCTCGACGGCGCCGAACCGGTGACGCGCAGCGGTGCACGCCCGGGCGACGTGGTGGCGGTCTGCGGGGAACTGGGAAAGGCGGCGCAGGGCCTGGCGATCCTCTTCGGCCGGTTCTGCGTGGATGGACGGCCGGTTCCGATCGCCCCGCTGCCCGGAGACGACGCCGCGCTCGTGGATGCCCAGCTGCGACCGCGTCCGCCGATCGCGGCGGGTGCGCGTGCGGCGACGCATGGTGCGACGGCGATGATGGACGTCTCGGATGGACTGGCACTGGATGCCGGCCGGCTCGCCCGCGCCTCCGACGTGACCCTCGAGCTTCGGACCACTGCGCTCGGGCCCCACCCGGCGGATGCGCTGGCGGGCGGGGAAGACCATGCCCTCCTGGCGACCTTCCCGGCGGCGGTCGGACCCGCGCCCGGATTCCGGGTCATCGGGAGCGTCGGCGTCGCGGGGGAGGATCCGGTCCTCGTCGACGGGGAGCCGTATGACGGGAAGGGCGGCTGGGATCCCTACCGCGACTGGGACACGGGCTCGGGGTGA
- the rsmD gene encoding 16S rRNA (guanine(966)-N(2))-methyltransferase RsmD: MTRIISGRAGSLTLDVPDAGTRPTSDRVRESLFNALSASDLLRGARVLDLYAGSGALGLEAASRGALTVDLVEKAPRAATVIRRNVTRVRSALRGEPDAARIAVHRTAVEAYLRSAPVAVFDLVFLDPPYDLSDADLGAALELLVPALSPQATVIVERAARSGAPSWPTGLTPERDRRYGDTALWWATRDAHPEPVSQSR; this comes from the coding sequence GTGACCCGCATCATCTCCGGACGGGCAGGCTCCCTCACCCTCGACGTTCCCGATGCCGGGACACGGCCGACGAGCGACCGGGTCCGCGAGTCGCTCTTCAACGCGCTGAGCGCGTCCGACCTCCTCCGCGGCGCCAGGGTGCTGGATCTCTACGCGGGTTCGGGCGCGCTCGGGCTCGAGGCGGCCAGTCGCGGCGCGCTGACGGTCGACCTCGTCGAGAAGGCCCCGCGCGCGGCGACGGTGATCCGCAGGAACGTCACCCGCGTCCGTTCCGCGCTTCGCGGCGAGCCGGATGCCGCCCGGATCGCCGTCCACCGCACGGCCGTCGAGGCATACCTGCGCTCGGCGCCCGTCGCCGTCTTCGATCTGGTCTTCCTCGACCCCCCGTACGACCTCTCCGACGCCGACCTCGGCGCAGCCCTGGAGCTCCTCGTTCCCGCCCTTTCCCCGCAGGCCACAGTCATCGTCGAACGCGCTGCAAGGTCAGGGGCACCGTCGTGGCCCACGGGTCTGACGCCCGAACGCGACCGCCGCTACGGAGACACCGCGCTGTGGTGGGCCACCCGCGACGCTCACCCCGAGCCCGTGTCCCAGTCGCGGTAG
- a CDS encoding DUF3515 family protein, giving the protein MRSPRRRLPFLALAVGAALTLTACTATVSVPAADGADDPLCAEVTVRLPDAVDGQERRWTDAQATGAWGTPASVILTCGVEPPGPTEARCITIGGVDWIVDESDPPRYLIRSYGRTPAVEVYADNSVVSPNEVLSALGPIVSQLPRDAECTSTETLLD; this is encoded by the coding sequence GTGCGTTCTCCCCGTCGACGTCTGCCCTTCCTCGCGCTCGCGGTCGGCGCCGCACTGACGCTGACGGCGTGCACGGCTACGGTGTCGGTTCCGGCCGCCGACGGCGCTGACGACCCGCTGTGCGCCGAGGTGACGGTCCGCCTCCCCGACGCGGTCGACGGGCAGGAGCGGCGGTGGACCGATGCCCAGGCGACCGGGGCGTGGGGCACGCCGGCCTCCGTCATCCTCACGTGCGGAGTCGAGCCGCCGGGCCCGACGGAGGCGCGCTGCATCACCATCGGCGGGGTGGACTGGATCGTCGATGAGAGCGATCCGCCCCGCTATCTCATCCGCAGTTACGGACGTACGCCCGCGGTCGAGGTGTACGCCGACAACAGCGTCGTCTCCCCCAACGAGGTGCTGTCCGCTCTCGGACCGATCGTGTCGCAGCTTCCCCGCGACGCCGAGTGCACCTCGACCGAGACGCTCCTGGACTGA
- a CDS encoding YceD family protein, protein MNGPFVIPVRDIVRRPGEMREFRLDLTVPEKWGEGLVSVPAAERLELDVRLESVHEGILASGEAHATFSGVCGRCLRDIAEGVEVEFQELFAYSGSEETDFEVQDDHVDLETLVRDAVVLSLPFQPVCQPDCPGLDPVTGVRRAADAEPNAEPIDPRWAALQDYIDHDAVNAPGQQDRDENPAPRAENTEKS, encoded by the coding sequence CTGAACGGACCTTTCGTGATCCCGGTGCGAGACATCGTCCGCCGACCGGGCGAGATGCGCGAGTTCCGCCTCGATCTGACGGTCCCGGAGAAGTGGGGCGAGGGCCTCGTCTCGGTCCCGGCGGCCGAGAGGCTGGAGCTGGATGTCCGGCTGGAGTCGGTCCACGAGGGCATCCTCGCGTCGGGCGAGGCGCACGCCACCTTCTCCGGCGTCTGCGGACGATGCCTCCGCGATATCGCCGAGGGCGTCGAAGTCGAGTTCCAAGAGCTTTTCGCGTATTCTGGGTCGGAGGAAACTGACTTCGAGGTTCAAGACGACCACGTGGATCTTGAAACTCTGGTCAGGGATGCGGTCGTCCTGTCGCTTCCCTTCCAGCCGGTGTGTCAGCCGGATTGCCCCGGCCTCGATCCGGTCACGGGTGTCCGGCGGGCAGCAGACGCCGAACCGAACGCCGAGCCGATCGATCCCCGGTGGGCAGCGCTCCAGGACTACATCGACCACGACGCGGTCAATGCCCCCGGGCAGCAGGACCGTGACGAGAACCCAGCGCCTCGCGCTGAGAACACAGAGAAGAGCTAG
- a CDS encoding GNAT family N-acetyltransferase, which yields MDTHAPTGIEIRPLAIPSRIDADGAEDFIEMTQVRNQVYREISGHDDERISAAELLPHYQPDAYETRLIWTVRDGGRVVGRCGVDLPHEEGSTLAFWLIELLREAWGRGTGSAAYALVEETARAHGRTVLQSWAEHPEAPGPRLAAPTGFGDVPEDHAARFFLRHGYALQQVERASALDLRAGFDRIEQLHREAQSAASDYRVVQWFAPTPAEWVDGYAWMKSRMSTDAPAADLEFDEEIWDAARIALHDARYTDSGRLLQVTAAQHVATGELCAFNELVIGADRTEASHQEDTLVLRAHRGHRLGMLVKCAGLLSWREVAPQSPRVLTYNAEENRPMLDINEAIGFRPIAYSGAWKKVLDVAG from the coding sequence ATGGACACGCACGCACCGACCGGAATCGAGATCCGGCCGCTCGCCATCCCGTCGCGAATCGACGCGGACGGCGCTGAAGACTTCATCGAGATGACTCAGGTGAGGAATCAGGTGTACCGGGAGATCTCCGGCCACGACGATGAACGCATCAGCGCGGCGGAGCTTCTCCCCCACTACCAGCCGGACGCGTACGAAACCCGTCTGATCTGGACCGTCCGCGATGGCGGGCGCGTGGTGGGGCGCTGCGGCGTCGACCTCCCCCACGAGGAGGGATCGACACTGGCCTTCTGGTTGATCGAGCTTCTTCGCGAGGCGTGGGGCCGGGGAACAGGTTCTGCCGCCTACGCCCTCGTCGAGGAGACGGCTCGAGCGCACGGCCGCACCGTGCTGCAGTCGTGGGCGGAGCATCCCGAGGCTCCGGGCCCGCGCCTGGCGGCCCCGACCGGCTTCGGGGACGTCCCCGAGGACCACGCAGCGAGGTTCTTTCTGCGGCACGGATACGCGCTGCAGCAGGTCGAACGCGCCAGCGCCCTCGACCTGCGCGCTGGGTTCGACCGGATCGAGCAGCTCCACCGCGAAGCGCAGAGTGCTGCATCGGACTACCGCGTCGTGCAGTGGTTCGCGCCCACCCCCGCGGAGTGGGTCGACGGCTATGCATGGATGAAGTCGCGCATGTCCACCGATGCCCCGGCGGCCGATCTCGAGTTCGACGAGGAGATCTGGGATGCGGCACGGATCGCGCTGCACGATGCGCGCTACACCGACAGCGGGCGACTGCTTCAGGTGACGGCCGCACAGCACGTCGCGACCGGTGAGCTGTGCGCATTCAACGAGCTGGTCATCGGCGCGGACCGCACGGAAGCCTCTCACCAGGAGGACACGCTCGTTCTGAGGGCGCACCGAGGGCACCGACTCGGGATGCTCGTCAAGTGCGCGGGTCTTCTGTCGTGGCGCGAGGTCGCCCCGCAGTCGCCCCGTGTGCTGACCTACAACGCCGAGGAGAATCGCCCGATGCTCGACATCAATGAGGCGATCGGGTTCCGCCCGATCGCCTATTCCGGCGCCTGGAAGAAGGTCCTCGACGTCGCCGGTTGA
- the rnc gene encoding ribonuclease III, with protein MTHRTDATPARPSLDELTQKLGVDIDPELLLLALTHRSWAYEHGGVPHNERLEFLGDAILGQAVTVRLYTRHPDLEEGQLAKRRASVVSTVALAEVARRIGLGEHVLLGRGEELTGGREKDSILADATEAVIGAAYLSAGPDAATALVLRLVEPLLADPERYGAAVDPKTSLQELAARRGFGPPAYEISATGPDHDRVFTARVRVGAVETRGTGTSKKYAEMAAALLAWRELSTPSDARGADA; from the coding sequence GTGACTCACCGTACCGACGCCACGCCGGCGCGCCCGTCGCTGGATGAATTGACACAGAAGCTCGGGGTCGACATCGACCCCGAGCTTCTGTTGCTGGCTCTCACCCATCGCTCCTGGGCCTACGAACACGGCGGGGTTCCGCACAACGAGCGTCTCGAATTCCTCGGAGACGCCATCCTCGGCCAAGCCGTGACCGTCCGTCTGTACACGCGGCATCCCGACCTCGAAGAGGGGCAGCTGGCCAAGCGGCGTGCGAGCGTGGTCTCGACCGTCGCCCTCGCCGAGGTGGCGCGCCGCATCGGCCTGGGTGAGCATGTCCTGCTCGGTCGCGGTGAGGAGCTCACCGGCGGGCGCGAGAAGGATTCGATCCTCGCCGACGCGACCGAGGCGGTCATCGGCGCCGCCTACCTCTCCGCCGGTCCCGATGCGGCCACCGCACTTGTGCTGCGGCTCGTCGAGCCGCTGCTGGCCGACCCCGAGCGGTACGGCGCCGCCGTCGATCCCAAGACCAGCCTGCAGGAGCTCGCCGCCCGTCGCGGATTCGGCCCACCCGCCTACGAGATCTCCGCTACCGGCCCCGATCACGACCGCGTGTTCACCGCGCGTGTCCGCGTGGGGGCCGTGGAGACGCGAGGCACGGGCACGAGCAAGAAGTACGCCGAGATGGCCGCCGCCCTCCTGGCGTGGCGTGAGCTGTCGACGCCGAGCGACGCCCGCGGCGCGGATGCCTGA
- the rpmF gene encoding 50S ribosomal protein L32: MAGNPPKRKVSRSNTRSRRAQWKAEAPTLVKTIENGKVVYSRPHQAKVVTDSQGTELFLEYKGRKVADV, from the coding sequence ATGGCAGGTAACCCCCCGAAGCGGAAGGTCTCCCGCTCCAACACCCGTTCGCGCCGCGCCCAGTGGAAGGCCGAGGCCCCCACGCTGGTCAAGACCATCGAGAACGGCAAGGTCGTCTACAGCCGTCCCCACCAGGCGAAGGTCGTCACCGACTCGCAGGGCACGGAGCTGTTCCTGGAGTACAAGGGCCGCAAGGTCGCCGACGTCTGA